GACAGTCCATCAGAATGAAGTCAGCCAATGGCAGGATTTACaggtagaggaggagggtgaaggagagacagaggagaagagtgGGGGAGAAGGCACACATCTGGTTttccatcttcttcctcctcagcagACCTGTAACAGCAGAGACAAGAGGTTGTAAATGGCACCAGTAACATCACACCATAAATGCATTTCCATTATATTCCAGCCcttcctcatcagaaaaaacacCATACAGGTCACCTTTGACAGCAGCTTATTCTGTGTGTTAGGCAACAACCTCTATCACCTGTAGTAATTACTACAGtaacaaaggaggaagtgaggagaagtagtataaagagcaaagTGTCTGCATACGGAGGAGGTCGGGGAcggatggatgggtcaaacaagcacaggcctttcattcaggagactgtTGTTCATGACCAgcgtgaaaccagaagtcaaccTACCTGACTAACGAAGTTATGTCAAATACATTATGTACCTGAAGTCACGCACGTAATGTAGGTACATTTTCTAACTTACATTACATAAgtaacgtagttattttaagctaaaccattatgttttcctaaacctaatgAAACTGGGAGTGTACaggtcttagattttggatatgttttagtgtgatatgacataagtgttgtcttttcctagttttaaaggctcattacagtaaaatgatatCATTTTATGAACTTgagactgttctacttgttctaatgcTTATCTgtacccacttagtcattatagccaacatttatgaagtgctttagaggagatttcaaaatatcaggTATATATCGTGTATCCTGACTGTCaatgagacaaaacaaatgtcaaattaaaggtGTATCTCAAAGATGATGATAAGGGTCAATGTTTTCACTTGGTATCAGTGATATTGAATAATTTATTCTGAAGTCTATATAATGATCGGACTCACCTTCTGGTCAGACATCATGCTGTTGGTCTGCAGTGAGGTTGGATGTCCACTGAGCAGACCTGCTCCCGGCCGGTCATGTTCACAGAAGATAGTCCCGTTGATGTAGTGAAAGCGGTCACCAGGGACCAGGCGGTTCCTGCAGGTCGCACAGGTGAAACACTGGGAAGAAATATGAAAGAATAGATGCCACAGTGACTCTCTTGTACCATCTCATAACCACGATGATCACACCGATATCAGCAAGATGATGTGCCAATGTAAATGTTTGACCGATTACATAATGCCACTTACCTTGAGGTGGTAAACGTTGCCTTGTGCTCTCATCACCATCTCACTAGCAGGTATAGACTGTCCACACGCACTGCAGGCTCCGCTGTGTCCAAACAGCCTGCAGATGAAACCATCTGTCACTATCAACAGCTACTGGACATGACGTACAACTCACATAGTTTGTTTCCAAATGCACAACTCTGATGTCCAATGTTTTTGATAAGGAACTGATCACTTTACGacgttttgatttatttgtgtgaGGATGTCTCTGTCCATGTGCGTCACCCTCTTAAGTCCCCCCCAGTTTTTCACCTCATCTTCACTCTGTCCATCCTCACTGCCACCATCTTGGCCGACACTCAGATGCTGGCTTATTATAGTTACCCCCAGCAGTCATCTGCGATTAGACACTTTGTTGAGCAGATGTTCATAGAGCTGAGCTCTTCCTCGGTCACGTTTCAGAGATGAGGTCTGTCCAGCAGGTAACTTTGTCATAACCCATTCGATTGTTCACTGAGCCCCACCCTCATAAATGTCTTATCTTGCTATGCCTGTCAAACTCTCCcttttcaacacaacacatactgtatgcagtTTGCAATGATTGGTGGGAGATCTACCACTCACagttcacagttttttttaacttctttttaactttaattgtGCAGATAGCAGTCTTTATCCTGTAGGCTGTGAGGCTGATGCCATCATACCTTCACAGAGGTCTGTCGTgttgaatggatggatggatccaTGACACAAACCAGCTTTTCTGGATCTGTCATTGTCTCACCTGAACCTGAAACAGTGCACCAACACATACCTGCTTTGTGCTGCTTTTGAATGAAACACAGAGCTTGTTTTGACATTCCCAGGCTTGTGATTACATCGGTGCAGTAACATAAATCCATCTCATGACTCAGCTCTACTGACACTCAGCCTGCAGCACAAACTCACTGCTGCCTTGTTGGGTCGAGTGTGGCGAGGCTGCTTGGTTGTATCGAGTGTCGGAAAAGATCCTCACAGTCTGTGAGATTTGTCTCATACCTGCACTGCTGAATGCTATGTTCAtgtgttgccatagcaaccatAGCCATGtggatttgctgttgtgtggCACCTCCAGGTCATGTGCATTATTTACAGGCCATCTATATTTCATTTGCATCTGACAGAAACACCTCGACCACACTGGCCTCTGGTGAGAATAAACTAAACTCACTCTGACTTGAGGAGTTTTTCTGTGAACTGCATCAAATATAAGATCTGCAGCATCAGCACATTTGGAAAAAGCACAATTCTGAATCAAAACAGCTTtaaattttgggtgaacttttgaggtgattatctactcaccccgaTGCTGACAGAAAGTcgggacttgttttaaaacgtaaaaaaagaACCTAAAGTGGCCCAAATGTTCACTgttgtgctaagctaaaagtgttagcatgcacgaGCTTGAACGCATGTTgagagtgtaaataacatctttttaaatcagtttgggatcccggggcattttaaaacaagtctccagctacttcagctgtttagaagaatgctgcaacactgttttgctgtgaagctccagaaatgttttgtggactacgaaacttcacctgactttccatcagcactgGGGCGGGAGTAAATGAGTAATGCCTGAAGTTTATGTTGTTGGTGAACTTTTGCTTTCAGTAGCATCCCTGACAAAAAGAGCACATTCAACAaatgctcacacacataaagaagagaagaagaagagaagcagtCAGCTCTGTGCTCTCTGAGGCTGGAGGCATGtcagctgctgagctgcagcaggttCAGGTCTCTGTCATCATTACAAGCTCTTGTGAGAGCGACGCCCTGTGACACCTACTTGACCACTTTgggtgctctctctctctctctctctctgtctctctctctctccttca
This portion of the Pagrus major chromosome 12, Pma_NU_1.0 genome encodes:
- the lmo4a gene encoding LIM domain transcription factor LMO4a, with the translated sequence MVNSRVETPTVAVMGGGGGAPGRSCAGCGGRIADRFLLFSMERYWHTRCLKCSCCHAQLGEYSSTCYSKGGMILCKNDYIRLFGHSGACSACGQSIPASEMVMRAQGNVYHLKCFTCATCRNRLVPGDRFHYINGTIFCEHDRPGAGLLSGHPTSLQTNSMMSDQKVC